A genomic stretch from Microtus pennsylvanicus isolate mMicPen1 chromosome 11, mMicPen1.hap1, whole genome shotgun sequence includes:
- the Arhgdia gene encoding rho GDP-dissociation inhibitor 1 yields MAEQEPTAEQLAQIAAENEEDEHSVNYKPPAQKSIQEIQELDKDDESLRKYKEALLGRVAVSADPNVPNVIVTRLTLVCSSSPGPLELDLTGDLESFKKQSFVLKEGVEYRIKISFRVNREIVSGMKYIQHTYRKGVKIDKTDYMVGSYGPRAEEYEFLTPMEEAPKGMLARGSYNIKSRFTDDDKTDHLSWEWNLTIKKEWKD; encoded by the exons ATGGCAGAACAGGAGCCCACTGCTGAGCAGCTTGCCCAGATAGCGGCCGAGAATGAGGAAGATGAGCACTCTGTCAACTACAAGCCCCCAGCCCAGAAGAGCATCCAGGAGATCCAGGAACTGGACAAGGATGATGAGAGCCTTCGGAAGTACAAGGAGGCCCTGCTGGGCCGAGTGGCTGTCTCTGCAG ACCCCAATGTCCCCAACGTCATTGTGACCCGCCTGACCTTGGTGTGCAGCTCTTCCCCAGGCCCTCTGGAACTGGACCTGACAG GTGATCTGGAGAGCTTCAAGAAACAGTCATTTGTGTTGAAGGAAGGTGTGGAGTACCGGATAAAAATCTCTTTCCGG GTGAACAGAGAGATCGTGTCAGGCATGAAGTACATCCAGCACACATACAGGAAAGGGGTCAAAA TTGACAAGACTGACTACATGGTCGGGAGCTACGGACCCCGGGCTGAGGAGTACGAGTTCCTCACACCCATGGAGGAGGCCCCCAAAGGCATGCTGGCGCGGGGCAGTTACAACATCAAGTCCCGCTTCACAGACGACGACAAGACTGACCACCTGTCCTGGGAGTGGAACCTCACCATCAAAAAGGAATGGAAGGACTGA